From the Lolium rigidum isolate FL_2022 chromosome 2, APGP_CSIRO_Lrig_0.1, whole genome shotgun sequence genome, one window contains:
- the LOC124693568 gene encoding probable voltage-gated potassium channel subunit beta, with amino-acid sequence MQYNNLGRSGLRVSQLSYGAWVTFGNQLDVKEAKSLLQAARDAGVNFFDNAEVYANGRAEEIMGQAMRDLGWRRADVVVSTKLFWGGQGPNDKGLSRKHLVEGLKASLKRLDMEYVDVVYCHRPDATTPIEETVRAMNWVIDQGWAFYWGTSEWSAQQITEAWGVANRLDLVGPIVEQPEYNLFSRHKVESEFVPLYNTYGIGLTTWSPLASGVLTGKYSKGNIPAESRFSLDNYKNLANRSLVDDTLRKVNGLKPIATELGVSLAQLSIAWCASNPNVSSVITGATKESQIVENMKALEVIPLLTPEVLEKIEAVVQSKPKRLESYR; translated from the exons ATGCAGTACAACAACCTGGGCCGCTCAGGCCTCCGCGTGAGCCAGCTCTCCTACGGGGCATGGGTGACCTTCGGCAACCAGCTCGACGTCAAAGAGGCCAAGTCCCTCCTCCAGGCGGCGCGCGACGCGGGGGTCAACTTCTTCGACAACGCGGAGGTGTACGCGAACGGGCGCGCCGAGGAGATCATGGGGCAGGCCATGCGCGACCTGGGCTGGCGCCGCGCCGACGTCGTCGTCTCCACCAAGCTCTTCTGGGGCGGCCAGGGGCCCAACGACAAGGGCCTCTCCCGCAAGCACCTCGTCGAGGGCCTCAAGGCCTCGCTCAAGCGGCTCGACATGGAGTACGTGGATGTGGTTTATTGTCACCGCCCGGATGCGACCACGCCGATTGAGGAGACTGTTAGAGCGATGAACTGGGTCATTGATCAGGGGTGGGCGTTTTATTGGGGCACGTCGGAGTGGTCCGCGCAGCAGATTACGGAGGCGTGGGGCGTTGCGAATAGGCTTGATCTTGTTGGGCCTATCGTCGAGCAGCCCGAGTACAACCTCTTCTCCCGACACAAG GTTGAGTCTGAGTTCGTACCTCTTTACAATACTTATGGCATCGGATTGACTACGTGGAGTCCTCTAGCTTCAGGAGTTCTCACTGGGAAGTATAGCAAAGGGAATATTCCTGCTGAAAGTCGGTTTTCCCTAGATAATTACAAG AACCTGGCTAACAGGTCCCTCGTTGACGACACACTTAGAAAAGTGAACGGGCTGAAACCTATTGCTACTGAGCTTGGCGTTTCGTTGGCCCAACTTAGTATCGCATGGTGTGCATCGAACCCCAATGTGTCCTCTGTCATTACTGGAGCCACTAAAGAAAGCCAG ATTGTCGAGAACATGAAGGCTCTCGAAGTCATCCCCCTGCTGACCCCAGAGGTCCTTGAGAAGATTGAGGCGGTTGTccagagcaagccgaagcgcctcGAGTCATACAGATGA
- the LOC124693569 gene encoding auxin-responsive protein IAA10-like, protein MRGMGGGPGPTEPPPSAAEEVVEENSGGEEEELELGLCLGSKKQQQQQSPAPAPCRILTARNLQPAAALSPDSSVSSSSPAAASRRAKPEEGSNPGASPGTVASGHPQSFGVVGWPPIRTFRMNSLFGQAKDNAPDADTKKTAADESELQKDKEESEKKGRTPGWVKVNMDGEVIGRKVDLNAHRSYKTLALALEIMFSKPSAGLCAPSSTKSPRLLDNSSEYQLTYEDRDGDWMLVGDVPWEMFVGSVKRLRIMRTSDASGLGPRVQAIHRIVTPTRGRT, encoded by the exons ATGCGGGGGATGGGAGGCGGACCGGGGCCCACGGAGCCGCCACCGTCTGCGGCGGAGGAGGTTGTGGAGGAGAACTCTGGCGGGGAGGAGGAAGAGCTCGAGCTGGGGCTCTGCCTCGGGTccaagaagcagcagcagcagcaatcacCGGCACCTGCGCCGTGCCGCATCCTGACGGCCAGGAACCTGCAGCCGGCCGCGGCGCTGTCCCCGGACTCCTCcgtgtcctcctcctcccccgcggCGGCGAGCAGGAGGGCCAAGCCGGAGGAGGGCTCCAACCCCGGCGCGTCTCCCGGGACGGTCGCCTCCGGCCACCCGCAGAG CTTTGGAGTGGTGGGATGGCCACCAATAAGAACGTTCAGGATGAACAGCCTGTTCGGCCAGGCTAAAGACAATGCCCCGGACGCTGATACCAAGAAGACTGCAGCCGATGAATCCGAGCTGCAGAAAGACAAGGAGGAGAGCGAGAAGAAGGGCAGGACACCCGGATGGGTGAAGGTGAACATGGATGGAGAGGTCATTGGGAGGAAGGTGGATCTCAACGCCCATCGCTCGTACAAGACCCTCGCCTTAGCCCTTGAGATCATGTTCAGCAAGCCGTCCGCCGGTCTTTGTGCTCCTA GTAGTACGAAGTCGCCCAGGCTGTTAGACAACTCTTCTGAATACCAGCTGACATATGAAGACAGGGATGGGGACTGGATGCTTGTTGGAGATGTCCCTTGGGA AATGTTTGTTGGCTCCGTGAAGAGGCTTAGGATCATGAGGACATCGGATGCCAGTGGTCTTG GACCACGAGTTCAAGCTATTCACAGAATTGTAACTCCAACAAGAGGGAGAACATGA